The nucleotide sequence AGTTGAGTACATAGGTGCTTAAAGCTAGAATCTTTGTTTGTAGTTTAAGATTGTTTTTCAACTACAAATAACGTTTTTACCTTTAAGAACTACAGAGAGGACAGTCCTATATTCTATCTAATGCCTCCAGCATTACTATACTGTTCCCCCTAATTACCTAGAACCAAAACATACTGTTAGATTGGTTGAATCTATAGTATATAGgagtaaatataataatgtgATTTGTGATGGACAATAATGGAACAAATCATGGGCTAATTGATGCAAGTTATTCTCtattttctaacaaattttttacctccaatttttgcctaatttgaaaaaaaaatgaatgtctTCTTGTTCTAACAAGAATAGGCCTTCATTCTCTAAAGTCCCTTATCATAATTAGAGTTTAAGCTTTATTTAGCCGTCGAAACAAGACATTGAGCAAAATCCCAATTGAAAATCTGTTGTAATCCACCAGATTATAACAGTGGAATTGGAATTGACTATAATTTACAGATGTTCCAACAAATCTTTAAGCAATGCTTGGATGTAAATTAGTAGTTTTATGGTAAAAACTTGATTGGTTCTTAAATTGAACTTACCACCATGCCAATGTTGTTCTTGGAGCCATCTCTGCATTCTTCGATACTCTCATCTACAACGAGATTCATGAAGGGATCAAATCCTCGCAAGATTCCGGTAACTTGTCTGCCCCCGTTGAGTTTTAAAGACAGTTTTTTGTCCATGAATCTTAAAGAAAAGAGCTGCGATGTAGGGTTGCATTTCAAGTTAAATTGTAGAAATAATGAAtgttatatttactttttcaattCTGGTGGATGTGCTTTGGACATGGTTTATTAATGAAGGATATACTCGATTAAAAGGGaagtgaaattaaagaaatatagaGATACTACAAAAGGGAACAAACCGCGTCTTTTCCTTCaacagaaaaacaaaatatttttaggttaTGAATACGATCATGAAAATGGGACATTCAAATCGATATCGATGGTATCGATACCAATAAATCCCTCTATGGTCGAGGAAGAagccaaaaacatttttaaacagcGTATTTCTCCCTAgatctcaattttctttagtttACTATTTTAATTCGTTCATATTCGCGTCTATCCGCGACGTATCCGTAAAAAACGAAATAGCAATAAAACAAGTAATTTGAGCCGAGAGTCAGGAATTTTTTACTGCAATTAAGTGATAGTGAATTCGGAAAAGTATGGGAAATCTCATATTGCTTGAACAGAGTGGAGCCCTTATGAAATCCCAGCGGATGTTCCACGTGCATATGCAAAAAACACCGACAATTTTCAACATCGATACATGAATGTATCTGCGGCGGCGATTTACATCTATGTTTTTCCCATGATGTATCGATGTTGTATAGAGATGAGCTAAGCTGTGACTGTTAAGTCACCGGCGTTCCGCTGATAACGAGTATACGGTCATTGGTTCCGTTTATCTAGAAGGTAAATCGTGATTTAAACTTTTAGTTAGAAAGGTCCTTGAATTGTTGTACAAAGAAGTGCGGGGAGGTGATAACTCAAAGTAGTAAGAGTGATTTCGTCGGGTGTGCCTTATGGATTGTTGCAAAAagtacttttttgtttaattggcATTTTATTGGACTGGAGTCACTGGTTACAAAATATCTCTCATCTctaatgttttaaaaactttgattAATCGACGCCATCCTTACTTTTATTTCCACAAAGCCACAAATTTGTTGAGTGTTTGTTCGTTTGTTGGTTGCTTTTTGCCGAATTTTAGCCTATTCTgtctaattttaagattttattgcgtagttttctgtttatttaaagtttgtgtGTTAAAATACGTGTCCCCATTGGGTTAGTAAAGGTATAAAAGCGCCCCTAAAGGAAGTATCAGTTATTTTGTGCACTCATCAACCACCTAGCTACAAAACAATACCCCCTGACATTCCGACATTCTCCACACCACCAGCACCACAATACCTCAAAACTACGAGTTCAATCATCTGAGTAACATTTTAACCTTACCttactttacattttttccacaGCACCATGGCCGAAGAACAATCCTCAATCAAATCCATGGGCGAAGACTGGACCTGTGAAGAATGCGGCAATCTCAACTTCGCCAGGAGATCATCTTGCAACCGCTGCCAAAAGGGCAAAGCCCCAAGCACTGCCAGCAAACGCAAGCTGGGAACTGAAATAGGAAAAGCTGCTGCTGAAAAAAGCAGAGGTTTGTTTAGTGCTGATGACTGGCAGTGCAACAAATGCGGGAACGTTAATTGGGCTCGGCGTCAGCAATGCAACGTTTGCAATGCACCCAAATTCGGAGAGGTGGAAGAAAGAACAGGCTTTGGGGGAGGTTACAATGATCGGGGAGTTGTGGAGTACAAAGAGAGGCCTGATTCTGATGATGAATACGATGAATTTGGGCGGCGGAAGAAGAGGAGAACTGGCAGTTCGGTAACTAGCAATAGTAGCAAAGAAGATGATAAAGAAGATGTTGTTGTGGGTAAAAAGGTGAGGGATgaagaggaggaggaggaagaGGAAGAAGAGGAGGATGACGATGGAGATTTGTCAAAGTACGACCTTTCCGATTGGGGTGATGTGGCACCTGATACAGGTAAGGAAAATAAGACAGAGACCAAGTCCAGTTCCCCATCTAAAGACAAGAAGTAACCTGTATTGTATGACCCAGTTACAATAGTTGTTGCCTAACACTGTTGCAAAGTGTTTGtcattcagaaattttttagtcCTCTGTGATtgttaagaaacattttaccATTTACatttaagttttgaatttttaacatttatgcAGAAGTAGGTGACAATGAATAgggagtaataaaattacaaagtagaaatttgcaagcaaatctgctttgctaCTCATCCAGTGGCTGCAGTTGATTAAAACGGACAGATAGACAATAAAATCGAGCATGgttattaagtaaatatatGTTGGCTGGACTCACATTTCtgatcaaattaattttttgcataatttcctGAATCATTTGTCTTATGTTCTGACTATGCTCAATTACATTCTTTGTCTACCTGCAATCAGTGGAATAACTGCAAAGGAGACttacttgcaaatttccatttttgatgtttattattttacattcaGTGTACCTTCTTTGACATAcatgctaaaaattccaaacttaaactcTTTCTCACTTAAATCAAATCTATTCAATAACTTTTTACATGTATTGTGttcatttataaatattaattgtttttttatatcattttttgtttagtaaTTTGTGGAAGCAACtaaaaccgaaaatttttTAGTCATAATTCACTTGTATACAGTGTCCCAGATTTGTTTCTgtaatgttgaaaaatattaaagctaTAACAAAGCTAAATGGGGAAAGTATTGATttcatttattgtttatgaAATGAGAATGTGGTTTGTTTGGGATTTGGGGTCCtgtttgcaaataataaaaaattagctCCGAAGGTTAGATTCATATATTCCAGTTGCCGATGgccattttaaacaattttttaagtcaaaaatgaAACGTGATAGGCAAAAATGCCAAAGAGCAGAAAAGCCAAAtggtgaatttaaaattttaaactatctAAAGTTAGTACAAATTCTTGCGAGACTTTCTCCATGTAACTTTTgttgtagttttaataatttccattatcCCATGGGTAGACACGAATTTGGAGCATACTGTATGTAATGTTATCATAGAAACATTGCAATTGATTCTGAACCAAGGTTTATTTTAGTGTTTTGTATAGTCACGTAATTGTTCACAAGGGAATGTAGCATGAAACTTCTTTAGAAATTGTGTATCAACTGTAATTTCTCTAGGTGTAATTGTATTGTTATATAGacttaaattgtatttttattaagtgtcTGTTATTAgtgtcattttttatatagctTAGAGTTAAATCCTCTTGGTAATCAAGAGATATACAGTAGGTTTGATTGGTGACATATGCACATTTTTGTCTTCAAGACAAACgtctttttaatataaattaattttgtttgtcaagtaatgcttcttCATCTTCTAGACgaaccattaaaaaattaagaagtaagtttgtttttttttcaccttattttccatattttaatcAGGGAAAAaggttcaaaaattttctataacCAGTTGTGAATAGAAATAGAGAAAGACGTCCCAGCATTCCAATTGAACCTAATTTTAAACGTATTTTTCCCCCAAAACCACGTCGTTTTGTCCTGCGTAAATAGGATTCACTTTCCTTgtgctttaaattttaatatcaaatctttcgatattatttcaaattataaattctttaagaaataaaaatgttcgtaACAAGGTTCAGAAGTTTTCATGTTTTCTTAACAATACCGAAGTTTAGCATGATTCTGATAAAATATCCGAAATTCACTCTTTTTTTTCCTGCGGAAGTGAGATTTGCTGCCACTGTGTGCGGCTAGCTCCATCTATCGGAGCGCGGACGCATTAAAATTGAAGCATTATTCGCAAAATACGAGGGTCGTTcctcaaataataattgatgCAGTTGAACTGGAATTTCTTAGCCGAAGATGCAAATTCTCAGTTAGAGAAATAACAAGGAACGATGACAAAATGAGGCaaaaagacttaaaaaattgcatggATCCTTCTTGTAAAGCTGTCCTTGTGTGGCTGCTCGTAGAATCGCTGTGCCCATAAGTAACTAGGTACAGATAGAGAGCTGGAAACTGAATGATATTTGAAGATATGATGACTGTTGCATACACTTCtataattccaaaaattagGGATGTTATGCACTATGCTTATAGCGATGAAGCAAACTGTGACTGATACCTGACCTTAGATATTCTTGAGATttagtacctgttttaatAATGTTGTTTGCGTCCGTTTACTTGTTACCCTATCTCAAGTTGGTATTATGTTGATTACTCAGTTCAATCAATAAAACGGGCAACATAATactataaaaatgaaatattgtaGACTCTTGTACGTATACTTACCCAGATACGTACATGGTACCTAAGTACAGTGTATGGTGGCAGGTATATGGCTAGCGCATGTAGCTCTCCATCTTGCAGACAAAATTCTTCTTCTGGATTCTCCAAATCCAGATGAAAAATCGTCCAAAATTAGTTTTCCAGTGACTCGGAGTAATGGAATCGTGCCGCTTTAGTACGAATCGTTTAGCGTCGAGACGCGAGGCGTCTCGGGTGccaaaatctaaatttaagaattattcCCGTGGGAAGGGGTAGCTACTACGTGGGCTCGGGTCATGACTGTCTGGATTTTGCAGTTTTAAGTGTTACCTATTCGGTACTCCATCCGTGCTGAACCACGCCGCCATCACTTTCCGGTAAGACATATTCCGGGGTTTTTGTGTGTTCGGTTCTCGACTACTTGTGGTGAAGGTTTTCGATGTTAGATATCACATTCGATCCTATGATAAGGCTTAATGGGTGATGGTGAAGTCAAAAGGATCACCGGGGATCTATATATGGTAGCTAAATAAAGGGTTGATGCTGCAAGAATTGCCACTGCTATAGGAGTTGTAACAGACGGGAAAATGCTGAGAATAgagattttattcaaaaagctCGATATTTCTAGAATATTAATTTAGTGTGTATATTCATTTTGTGCGTTTGAAAACGCGCGTgttcaggaaaattttattttctcggTTTTTCCAtcgtattttttttgctaCATGTAAGAATCTGAGGAAGCGATTAACAcgatagattaaaaaaatcttagctaaatttataaatttattttagaggtGGGCAGGTAAGCATCACAAGCCGTAGGCAGCATAAggtttttttctcttaaaataaaactgtATTCTGGATTAAATCAAACTTTGTGTTGTTACGACCGATTTCAGGAATTACGGTTATTACAAAGAATGTTGACTggagtttattttattttttcgagtTCCTACTAAATACCGAATAATCGAGTGTTTATCTTAGGGAAATTGTTTATGTTAAAGGCCATTTCACTTTTCTCGATTTCCTTATACTGAGTAGtatgaagtaaataaatataggtACGATTAGGTATAGTACCACGtataaacgatttttttaccatttaaaatCGTTGGATGTTTTCGgtattttatttcgttttatggaaaaattcctgaaagtctgaagaaaatatttatttccgcCATTATGTCAAGAAGTTTATGCCACTATACCAACTCTATAGGCACCAATAACTGAGAGAAACATGTTTTTGAACCATTCCCTTTGTAAATACCGGTCGCTTATAATAAACGGTTTTTTTTACATCGAGCTTCTGGTTTGTAACACCTTTTTATAAAGCAAGATTCAGTTTATTTCGGGAGATATGCCACTGACGAGAAAATTTCGATCAAATAATCGCGCGTCACGAGAGCGCTATTTTTACGTTGACGATGATGGACCGGGTAACCCTCTAGATTATGGAAATAATAAGTAGGTCGGGTCTGATCGTattgtctttaaaaaaatcgccaGGAGGTTCCCAAGGCGCGTCGCGAGACAGAGATCAAAAGGCGATAATGATGCactataaatcaaaatttcattgagcTAAAGCTAAAAGGAATATCTCGCTGATAGATCTAATTTGAGCGATGATTGAGCATATACTTTCCCATATATTTCAGGTACATATattattctatttattttcagaacCGATGGAACTTTGTCGCGTTTAAACCAAACGTCCAAAACCGAAAATGCAAAGCGGCCAGGGTGGGCGCGCCCCCCCGAGGGGCGCCTGGTCGCCGCTCCCCTTTCGGCCGTCATCCCCCTACGCGCCGTCGCCTCCCCCGCGCCTGACCAGCCCTAGCGTCAACATGTTCGCAGGTCGGATGCCTGTTTGTCCAAGACCGAGATGGCCAATGCCACCCCCCGGAGTCCCTTCACCATCTCCTGTCCCTAAATCCTTTACCTCTCTCTCCCCTGGGCCTAAACCATTCAGACTTCCTATGCATCCGGTAAGTACCTGTAGTGATAAAAGTGATCAAGTTTGTGCTTATTAATAAACAGGCAACGCGGTATATTTGCATCATAGTGCTGTATGTATAATGAGATATGATGTCAAAAGGGTTATGCTGAGACGCAGCTATATGCTCGGAAAAGTAATTTGAAATCTAAAACTctgaaagcaaaataaatacagGGGTGTTATTGTTGATGGGGAATAAATATAATCTGGAACTTGCCTGAAGCAGAGTGTACTTCCAGGATTTTCCGTATGATTAGAGGAATGTCGTATAGGAGCTTACATTCTGCCAGGATGTTGTAATTAGGACCTGAAAAACTATCTCTGTACAAAACCATAGTAACTCAATGACATATATGGCTACAGCATTTATAATATGCCTTTTTCATCTTATTACTAAACGcattcagaattaaaatttcatctgAGTCCCAGAGACATTTGATATGGACAAAAACGTTAATTTCAGGGGCTCACAGGCGAAAGAAtctttcaaagaaaaaaaaacactgtttttttcCTGCGAAAGTAAGATTTCCTTCCACTGTACGGTATTAGCGCCCTCTATTTGAGCTGCAGACACTAACATTCCAGCATTATTCGGGATATACGAGGGTTGTTCTCAAGTTAGCTATTCAGGGTATTTTGGTTTGGAGATTAAAATATCGTTTTCAAGAGGATTTTTGCAAATCTgtctttttttagtttcagtTTTACTTTGGTCTGGAAATGTTCCTTTATGTCAAATACGCCCTAGGGCCAAATTAGACATATTTGGGGAATTCTTAGGAATAAGATTAATTTGAATTCGCATGTATTTCAGCATTTTTACTCTTTCACAAGTACCTTTGGCATATACAGGAATGGTACAAGAATCCTTCTTCCCTTTTGCACTCTTTGTCTGCTCAGCATCTCCTGCATAAGATCCTGTTAATAACATACAGGATGTTGTAAAACGTTCAGAGATTTCTAGGTCagattttacattaaaaaatctatgaaCAATAATTGCGTCGTCAGCGAGGTACAGGGTATTAATATCTGAAAATGAACATTGTGCTTTTCTCTACATTATTAAGAGATTATCAGatatttagttcaattttCGGGTTCTGGGTACGTTCTAAACCCTTGATAAAGTCTAAGAAATGTGaagacaaatttgaaatctaTCTTAAacctttaacaccctgtatctcggcAATGAAACATTTACGTATTCACGTTACAGCATGGTTTTCTCTGTATTTCTTGATTTAAATAGAATCTGCCCTCTTACAAAAGCTAACCAGTAACAACGATCAAGGTCTTCTTAGATTCAGTGTTCTCCATCACATACTTGATACTCTGTACTATAGGGCTATGAGGCTCAGCTATTGAATGCAGATGCCCTCCGAAAATGGTCATAAGAAAGGGTTTTTCTGGGCGATTCAAAAGTGAATTCAGGGTGGTTTTTACCATGTCGAAAAGCTCTGGATCTTGTCTCTGTTTTCTCAGCTCACGGACATCTATGAGGCTTGGTTGGTCGCCTGTTACATGGGGTTGAAAGCCTGAGGAGAGGGTTTGAGGTGTTGGTGAAGGGGGTTTGAAATATGAGTTGGTTGCTACCGTCATCCCAGATGCCTCCTAGAAATGAATACTGGACAAGCTTCATCACGTTAAGTACGTCCCAGGCTGCAGGTTTAAATTTGCGTTTAATAACTGGAACTTCTTCAGGCTTTTTTTCACTAGTTAAGCTTCTTCTCGCTCTAATTTGGAACACTTCAGTGTGCTTATCACCAGTGATGAAAGTTTTCCCTGTAGGGCTAATGTACTTCTTATCGTCCTCCTCCAGCGGCATGCCCTCACACTTTTCACCTTTTTTTTCAGATGATTGATTGTTGTTCAAGTCTTCAATGTTGTTGATTATTTCTTGGCTGGGCACTGAGGCTACTGCTATAAGAATACTTGATAGACTTAGTTTGCGAGGTACAATGTAGTTTTACCAGTTTTCATTTTCCTAACAGTATCGCAGTAGTGAATAAGCGACATTAAACTGTCCTTGAGGAGTTCTTTGCAAAACGCAGATCCAgatttttgctgttttttgaCATGCGCGGTTTCTCTTTCGCAGTCACGCTTCAGAAATTATTAgcaaatgaaaatgaaattcccGAAAAAACCTCATAGGAAAACTACGCCACTGACGTATGTTCCGGCGTACCAGTGGGCCGCCTCTTTGCCCATTGAGCTTCTTTGGATTCCTGTGGCTCGAAAAATATCTCTTTGGGAGTGTAATAAGCGACTTCCTCTAAGCTCTAGAATTTCATGTGATTAATGGCCCACTATGCTTCAGTCAGCGTTAACATCATAGTAAACCACAACACATAATTCTTATGTCTGAGTGCGCACTTTACGTCCCTAAAGTTGCTTCTTAAAGCCATAATAGATCCACAATGCTCAATGCGCAGTCGACCCACTCCGACCCAGCCCAGTCTGGATAATTGCGCTGTGTTTCCCAACGCCTGATATGACCTTATTTGAATACCTTAACTCTGGCGGCTTCATGTAGATGCAGGAGTTTCACAGTGTTTTTTGTGGAGAGGTACAGCAGGGGTCTATGTAGGCGAAGAATAACACAACGTTGAGATCTTTGGGAACAGCTGATTCTAGTTTTTGAAGGCCCCCTGATATCTACTGTTAGCAATCTATGAAGGAATTCGTAGGGCGAATTAACTCACCCACCAAAAAGATATTGCAAGTTAACAGAGCTATTGTAAACTTCAacataattgagattttttgaTGTTGTCAAGGATTAGTGGTTAAGGCATAAAGGTGTGAATGGAAATACTGAAGCgggtttttctttttcagccTTCTCCAGCGCCAAACCGCTGCCCCTCTCCAGACCCCTACTTCCAAGGGGTCCACCCCTACTCTTCCAGAACTTACTCTCCAGTTACCTACGCCGACATCGGGCCCCCCAATCTCGACTACGAATACGTGGGGATGCCCATGACTCCTCCTCCCCTTCCTCGTAACTACGAAGTCGACGATGAGGAGGATTCTGGACCATCCACTGCTGAAATCATCGCCAACCAATCTCAGGATTATATCGACGAAAAACTGGCAGAGTATCAGGCGACTATTTATCAACTGCAAGGTAAGTGCGACAGATACTGATGGTCGAAGACGCAGGGCGTCTTAGGTACTATAATAGCGGTCGCTCGTGCCGTTGCGGCTACGCCTCCACCATAAGAGATCGTGCCGTGACTAAAACAGTCCAAAAGCTGAAAATCCGATGATTTTCGGTTAATTCTTTGAATTATCAAATAATAGCTAGATAAATCCAAGTTTTAGCAGACGCACCGTCTAATTACTTTAATTCTGAATTAAACGAGCCATAACACAATTAAATAAGTTCGTTGCTATAGTCTGAAGTCGCTGGCCTATGGTCATCGTTATATTTAGCGAATGTTATTACATATTGTGGGTTGTCACAACGAATTTAGGAACATAATAGCTAATAATACCCGAAAATCCCACTCGTAAATTATATTACGTTAATTGGATTGTCGATTTTTCGAGTGTTATTGAGATTGAGCTCGTCGGGTCCGAGCCGAGTTGCGGATGAGTTCGGGGCAGCGAAAGTGAAGAAACTGAAGAAATTATATCACGATGGCAAATCCTGTTTTTTTCATTGGAGGAGGAACACAGAAGGGAGGAAAAGGAAATGAGAAAACGGCTAGCTGATGCACCGATCCGGAATCCCATGAAGGACATCTCCGCGAAAGTCTTTGAAATTGTAATTGGGGATTTCCCCAAATAAACTCTCGAATATTTCTTTACTTGCCTCAAGCCACGCAGACAGATGTATTTCTTTCAGAAATACCGCGATTTGCgttaaaaccattttcaaaatcagaaatctaaatttaacc is from Euwallacea similis isolate ESF13 chromosome 14, ESF131.1, whole genome shotgun sequence and encodes:
- the LOC136413477 gene encoding uncharacterized protein, translated to MGKEAAHWYAGTYRDCERETAHVKKQQKSGSAFCKELLKDSLMSLIHYCDTVRKMKTAVASVPSQEIINNIEDLNNNQSSEKKGEKCEGMPLEEDDKKYISPTGKTFITGDKHTEVFQIRARRSLTSEKKPEEVPVIKRKFKPAAWDVLNVMKLVQYSFLGGIWDDGFQPHVTGDQPSLIDVRELRKQRQDPELFDMVKTTLNSLLNRPEKPFLMTIFGGHLHSIAEPHSPIVQSIKYVMENTESKKTLIVVTDINTLYLADDAIIVHRFFNVKSDLEISERFTTSCMLLTGSYAGDAEQTKSAKGKKDSCTIPVYAKGPNYNILAECKLLYDIPLIIRKILEVHSASGKFQIIFIPHQQ
- the SNRPG gene encoding probable small nuclear ribonucleoprotein G, encoding MSKAHPPELKKFMDKKLSLKLNGGRQVTGILRGFDPFMNLVVDESIEECRDGSKNNIGMVVIRGNSIVMLEALDRI
- the LOC136413462 gene encoding zinc finger Ran-binding domain-containing protein 2, coding for MAEEQSSIKSMGEDWTCEECGNLNFARRSSCNRCQKGKAPSTASKRKLGTEIGKAAAEKSRGLFSADDWQCNKCGNVNWARRQQCNVCNAPKFGEVEERTGFGGGYNDRGVVEYKERPDSDDEYDEFGRRKKRRTGSSVTSNSSKEDDKEDVVVGKKVRDEEEEEEEEEEEDDDGDLSKYDLSDWGDVAPDTGKENKTETKSSSPSKDKK